Proteins encoded within one genomic window of Rhizobium favelukesii:
- a CDS encoding BA14K family protein encodes MKRLAIVTLSLLTALTSVPPAIAFPTVAVPKIEVSEAQPVQYRHYRGGYNRGYGGGYRGYGHHNGGDGWAWALGGLATGAIIGGLLAQPSYYGPSYYDQGYYGPTYYRQHYYAPPRYYRQVYSGGNAHTRWCYARYRSYRAYDNTFQPFYGSRRACASPYY; translated from the coding sequence ATGAAAAGGTTAGCAATCGTTACCCTGTCGCTGTTGACGGCGCTGACGAGCGTCCCGCCGGCCATTGCGTTTCCCACCGTTGCCGTGCCGAAGATCGAAGTATCAGAGGCGCAGCCCGTCCAGTACAGGCATTACCGCGGCGGCTACAATCGCGGATACGGGGGCGGCTATCGCGGGTATGGACACCACAATGGTGGCGACGGTTGGGCTTGGGCACTCGGCGGTCTCGCGACGGGCGCAATTATCGGCGGATTGCTGGCGCAGCCGAGCTATTATGGCCCCAGCTACTACGATCAGGGCTACTACGGGCCGACCTATTACCGTCAGCATTACTACGCGCCCCCGCGCTATTACCGCCAGGTCTATTCTGGCGGCAACGCACATACGCGCTGGTGCTATGCGCGCTACCGGTCCTACAGAGCTTACGACAACACGTTCCAGCCCTTCTACGGTTCGCGACGCGCGTGCGCCTCACCCTACTATTGA
- a CDS encoding DUF6656 family protein, whose protein sequence is MTAVSKLQYGDRFGEEVIKIARGSLSVASSSSEAEVASAKYSRWFNGEDATPEPMATSSRKFRKITANMAVSEVAAATKENLSILGDDASDLFTSKLPAGHKMRRTVRPSLLHGFPYLGTCKFGEVVTERGQDKYAVTQMFIANFDGDLDTADGANFYKPASRDFGQMFYGVHILVDRFGNPLGFDRDRGENGIAFKTKDVTKALYSIASASTGLSIEALQKRAAAKKTAR, encoded by the coding sequence ATGACCGCAGTTTCGAAACTCCAGTACGGCGACCGTTTCGGTGAAGAGGTGATCAAGATTGCACGGGGATCGCTCTCTGTCGCCTCGTCCTCGTCCGAGGCTGAGGTTGCCAGCGCAAAGTACTCACGCTGGTTCAATGGTGAGGACGCTACACCGGAGCCGATGGCGACATCGAGCCGGAAATTCCGCAAGATCACCGCAAACATGGCAGTTTCAGAGGTGGCTGCCGCAACCAAGGAAAACCTCTCCATTCTCGGAGACGATGCCAGTGATCTGTTCACGTCCAAACTTCCCGCCGGACACAAGATGCGCAGGACGGTGCGTCCGTCGCTCCTGCACGGATTTCCATATTTGGGGACCTGCAAGTTCGGTGAGGTCGTCACAGAACGCGGTCAGGACAAATATGCAGTGACACAGATGTTCATCGCCAACTTCGATGGCGATCTGGACACAGCGGATGGCGCGAATTTCTACAAGCCTGCTAGCCGCGATTTCGGCCAGATGTTCTATGGCGTGCATATCCTCGTCGACAGATTCGGCAATCCGCTTGGATTCGATCGTGATCGCGGCGAAAATGGCATTGCTTTCAAGACAAAGGACGTCACCAAGGCACTTTACAGCATCGCGTCGGCGAGCACCGGATTGTCGATCGAAGCCCTCCAGAAGAGAGCAGCGGCAAAGAAGACCGCCAGATAG
- a CDS encoding ester cyclase, with amino-acid sequence MSADNKEVVRRFKIEVIQNGNEDEFHALMASDFVNHAAPSGMPNGPQSMWNTFQNILRPALSDMKVTIHDQIAEGDRVTTRKTISGIHSGTLMGIRATGKDVAISVIDIVRVQEGKYAEHWGLNSLSNVLAALAKV; translated from the coding sequence ATGTCCGCTGACAACAAGGAAGTGGTTCGCCGCTTTAAAATCGAGGTCATTCAAAACGGGAATGAGGACGAATTCCACGCGTTGATGGCTTCGGACTTCGTGAACCATGCCGCTCCGTCGGGAATGCCGAACGGCCCGCAAAGCATGTGGAACACTTTCCAGAACATCCTTCGCCCCGCCCTGTCCGACATGAAGGTGACGATCCATGATCAGATCGCCGAGGGAGACAGGGTGACGACCCGCAAAACAATCAGCGGCATTCATTCGGGCACATTGATGGGAATTCGAGCGACGGGGAAGGATGTCGCCATCAGCGTCATCGACATCGTGCGGGTTCAGGAGGGCAAGTATGCAGAGCACTGGGGCTTGAACAGCTTGTCGAATGTCCTTGCTGCATTGGCGAAGGTGTAG
- a CDS encoding ABC transporter substrate-binding protein produces the protein MKVGWRANCLVMPSAALAVLAFTAMTSASPMDELVAAAKTEGQLTIIALPRDWCGYGGIIDGFKAKFGLKINELLPDVGSSTVIDAIRELRDRAGPQTPDVIDVGLSFASSAKRDGLLQPYKMTTWATIAHAAKDTDGYWYGAYYGTIAFEVNADIITKMPTDWADLASPDYRNAVGLAGDLASNQAIQGVFAAGLSAAKGNVDQAANQGLRFFADLNRKGNFVPIVGNLASLRDGRTPILVRWDYLALGDRERLRGKTRIEIVRPKTGGVAGVYVQAISAFASHPNAARLWMEYLYSDETQLAFLNGHCRPIRLADLARSGKVPAELGKRLVQFHDYGGDVDPLFPTLEEQEKTREIITKGWDGVVGVKIQCLPDDSPSDVPMALNKRTVGQCSIPQ, from the coding sequence ATGAAAGTAGGATGGAGGGCGAACTGCCTGGTGATGCCGTCGGCGGCACTGGCCGTGCTGGCATTCACCGCAATGACTTCCGCCAGTCCGATGGACGAATTGGTGGCAGCCGCCAAGACTGAGGGCCAGCTCACCATTATCGCACTGCCTCGCGACTGGTGTGGATACGGCGGCATCATCGACGGTTTCAAGGCGAAATTCGGCCTGAAGATCAACGAACTTTTACCCGACGTGGGATCATCCACGGTGATTGACGCGATCAGGGAGCTGCGGGACAGAGCCGGCCCGCAAACGCCGGATGTGATCGACGTCGGCCTGTCTTTCGCGTCATCGGCGAAAAGGGACGGCCTCCTGCAGCCTTACAAGATGACGACGTGGGCCACCATTGCGCACGCCGCCAAGGATACGGACGGATATTGGTACGGCGCCTACTATGGGACGATCGCCTTCGAGGTGAATGCGGATATCATCACGAAGATGCCGACGGATTGGGCAGACCTTGCCTCGCCGGATTACAGAAATGCGGTCGGCCTCGCCGGCGATCTTGCGTCAAATCAGGCCATCCAGGGCGTCTTCGCCGCGGGCCTGTCGGCCGCAAAGGGCAATGTCGACCAGGCGGCCAATCAGGGTCTGAGGTTCTTTGCGGACCTCAACCGTAAAGGCAATTTCGTTCCTATCGTCGGCAATCTTGCTTCGCTTAGGGACGGACGGACGCCCATCCTCGTTCGCTGGGATTACCTGGCGCTTGGCGACCGCGAGCGGCTAAGGGGCAAAACCAGGATCGAGATCGTCAGGCCCAAGACCGGTGGCGTCGCGGGCGTCTATGTCCAGGCGATCAGCGCTTTCGCTTCGCACCCGAATGCCGCCCGTTTGTGGATGGAATACCTATATTCGGACGAGACGCAGCTCGCCTTCCTGAACGGCCACTGTCGTCCTATCCGCTTGGCGGACCTGGCACGCAGTGGGAAGGTGCCGGCCGAATTGGGGAAAAGGCTTGTGCAGTTCCACGATTATGGTGGCGATGTCGATCCTCTATTCCCGACTCTTGAGGAGCAGGAGAAGACAAGGGAGATCATCACCAAAGGGTGGGACGGCGTCGTCGGCGTGAAGATCCAATGTCTCCCGGACGACAGCCCTTCCGATGTCCCCATGGCTCTCAATAAAAGGACTGTCGGACAGTGCTCCATTCCGCAGTAG
- a CDS encoding MarR family winged helix-turn-helix transcriptional regulator: MAGDQASSGQEDALALAENLRRTLGKFVRGIRSQADTPTTSQSETLSLLDRNGPLSVAELAGLRNVRHQSMRLVVGQLEMDGLVGRLPNPADGRSQLLSLTEKGQESLSRWREARASKIADLIEERLSDRDRQILRAAIAVIERLA, translated from the coding sequence ATGGCAGGTGATCAAGCCAGTTCTGGACAAGAAGATGCGTTGGCTCTTGCCGAAAACCTCCGTCGCACGCTCGGGAAATTTGTCCGTGGCATCCGATCCCAAGCAGATACGCCCACGACATCACAGTCGGAGACGCTCTCCCTTCTGGACAGGAATGGTCCCTTGAGTGTCGCCGAACTGGCAGGCCTCCGCAATGTCAGACACCAGAGCATGCGTCTGGTCGTCGGCCAACTGGAAATGGACGGGCTCGTCGGTAGATTGCCAAATCCTGCGGACGGGCGCAGCCAGCTCCTGTCCCTTACCGAGAAGGGCCAGGAGTCACTGTCCCGATGGAGGGAAGCAAGGGCCTCAAAGATTGCGGACTTGATTGAAGAAAGGCTATCCGATCGGGATCGGCAAATTCTCCGGGCCGCAATCGCCGTCATCGAGCGACTGGCATAG
- a CDS encoding lytic murein transglycosylase encodes MVFFAKGKLIAAAGALAFCHLTCVAQAASCGKSAAGFEQWKVEFAETANAAGVKGKGLAALAGAKYAVGTIQADRSVNKAFSGSVGDFMRRRGGSAIISKGRSLKRANAALFDNIERNYGVPAGVLLAIWGMETGYGASMGNQNTVSAIVTLAYDCRRPQFFAPHAIAALKLVDSGALSAGSVGAMHGEIGQTGFLPGNVLKYGVGSRNMRDKRTALMSTANFLRAHGWRAGGGYQGNMGAIAGWNSASVYQQAIARIGEAIDGS; translated from the coding sequence ATGGTATTCTTTGCGAAAGGAAAGTTGATTGCTGCGGCGGGCGCCCTCGCCTTTTGCCATCTAACGTGCGTTGCTCAGGCGGCCTCATGCGGCAAAAGTGCTGCCGGGTTTGAACAGTGGAAAGTAGAGTTTGCCGAGACGGCAAATGCCGCCGGCGTCAAGGGGAAGGGTCTTGCTGCGCTTGCAGGCGCGAAATATGCCGTAGGAACCATCCAGGCCGACCGCTCCGTCAACAAGGCTTTCAGTGGCTCGGTCGGCGACTTTATGAGACGACGCGGTGGGTCCGCGATTATTTCCAAGGGCCGTTCGCTCAAGAGGGCAAACGCAGCACTCTTCGACAACATCGAGCGTAACTACGGCGTGCCCGCCGGGGTGCTGCTCGCCATCTGGGGCATGGAGACCGGCTACGGCGCCTCCATGGGCAACCAGAACACTGTTTCGGCAATCGTCACGCTCGCCTACGATTGCCGCCGCCCGCAATTCTTCGCGCCGCATGCGATAGCTGCGCTCAAGCTGGTCGACAGCGGCGCGCTGAGTGCCGGCTCGGTCGGCGCCATGCACGGCGAGATCGGCCAGACCGGGTTCTTGCCGGGGAACGTCCTGAAATACGGCGTCGGCAGCAGGAACATGCGCGACAAGCGTACCGCGCTAATGTCCACGGCCAACTTCCTCAGGGCGCACGGCTGGCGGGCCGGCGGGGGCTATCAGGGCAACATGGGCGCCATCGCTGGCTGGAACTCCGCGAGTGTCTATCAGCAGGCGATCGCCCGTATCGGCGAGGCGATCGACGGCAGTTAG
- a CDS encoding MFS transporter yields MVVELTANDIISTEAADTPWAAVTCLSLLTFLLVGLEFLPVSLLTPIARDLSVSEGQAGLAITISGIFAVATSLFGNGCLSKWDRKAVVLLYTGVLVLSSLTVALAPNFAVFLAGRALVGVAIGGFWSLSTAILARLASKSDLPKAIALLQGGTALAIVVAAPLGSFLGGLIGWRSTFLITVPIGLVALVWQFAVLPKMLATETVSVGRMLRLLRNRAFLIGMAATGLVFMGMNALSIYLRPFLEGVTGVELNTLSLMLLGVGLGGLAGTTLIGFVLRRHLTAALIGLPGTVALIALALICFGSSPWATAVLLVLWGFFSTPTPVAWNTWMARLVPGELEAAGGVQVALIQLSIAGGAFAGGVLFDIAGWWSAFLLAALLLAGSAAFGALASRRV; encoded by the coding sequence ATGGTCGTTGAGCTGACAGCGAATGACATAATCTCGACGGAAGCCGCAGATACGCCATGGGCTGCCGTGACCTGCCTGTCGCTCCTGACCTTCCTGCTGGTTGGGCTGGAGTTCCTGCCAGTCAGCCTCCTGACCCCCATCGCCCGAGACCTCTCGGTATCGGAAGGACAGGCTGGGCTGGCGATTACAATCTCAGGCATCTTCGCAGTTGCCACCAGCCTGTTCGGCAACGGCTGTCTGTCGAAATGGGACAGGAAGGCAGTCGTCCTGCTCTACACCGGGGTTCTGGTCCTCTCCAGTCTGACAGTCGCCCTCGCTCCCAACTTCGCCGTCTTTCTCGCGGGTCGGGCGCTTGTCGGCGTCGCGATCGGCGGTTTCTGGTCGCTGTCGACAGCTATCCTCGCACGTTTGGCTTCCAAGTCGGACCTGCCAAAGGCCATCGCCCTGCTCCAGGGCGGCACCGCGCTCGCCATCGTTGTCGCGGCTCCTCTCGGCAGCTTCCTCGGCGGGCTGATCGGCTGGCGTAGCACCTTCCTGATCACGGTTCCGATCGGTCTCGTCGCACTGGTCTGGCAATTTGCCGTTCTGCCGAAGATGCTTGCGACGGAAACCGTGTCGGTCGGCCGGATGTTGCGCCTCTTGCGCAACCGCGCCTTCCTGATCGGTATGGCGGCGACGGGTCTTGTCTTCATGGGGATGAACGCGCTTTCGATCTATCTGCGTCCGTTTCTCGAGGGTGTCACCGGGGTGGAACTCAACACGCTCTCGCTGATGCTACTGGGTGTCGGACTCGGCGGTTTGGCCGGGACTACCCTGATCGGTTTCGTCCTGCGCCGACACCTGACCGCCGCGCTTATTGGCCTGCCTGGCACAGTCGCTCTGATCGCTCTCGCGCTGATCTGCTTCGGGTCTTCACCGTGGGCCACCGCGGTTCTTCTCGTGCTCTGGGGATTCTTCTCGACCCCGACCCCGGTGGCCTGGAACACCTGGATGGCGAGGTTGGTCCCCGGTGAATTGGAAGCGGCCGGCGGTGTCCAGGTCGCGCTGATTCAGTTGTCCATTGCAGGCGGAGCGTTTGCAGGCGGCGTTCTCTTCGACATCGCAGGCTGGTGGAGCGCTTTCCTTCTGGCCGCCCTCCTTCTTGCAGGCTCCGCCGCGTTCGGAGCGCTCGCCAGCCGACGCGTTTAA
- a CDS encoding DUF2332 domain-containing protein, with the protein MAEISARYIRFADTEAHGRSPLYEELARAVAGDRETLGFLSTLPDVKRQPNLLLAAVRHLFGTPTGWNEFRQALQANADAIRSLMLERSTQTNEPGRCATLLPVLARLPQPLALLEVGTSAGLCLMPDLYSYDYGRKAIRAPAMAAEPPVFRCSASETTPMPAAAPQVVWRAGLDLSPIDASDPSQVAWLETLVWPEQTARLANLRAAVKIAATVKPRVLKGDLRGSDLVRLCSEAPKDATLVVFHTAVLDYVSDPADREAFAEQVMRLSPYWVSNEFPRVFPCIATCAGKSRPPGRFLLSVNGSPVAWTDPHGASLEWIADAA; encoded by the coding sequence TTGGCTGAAATCTCAGCCCGATATATTCGCTTCGCCGATACGGAGGCTCACGGTCGGTCGCCGCTATACGAGGAGTTGGCTCGTGCGGTCGCTGGGGACCGGGAAACACTCGGCTTCCTGTCGACCCTCCCGGACGTGAAGCGGCAACCGAACCTTCTGCTCGCCGCGGTGCGTCACCTGTTCGGCACGCCGACAGGATGGAACGAGTTTCGTCAGGCGCTTCAGGCTAATGCCGACGCTATCCGCTCACTAATGCTCGAGCGCTCGACGCAAACCAACGAGCCGGGAAGGTGCGCCACATTACTCCCCGTACTGGCGCGCTTGCCGCAGCCGCTGGCCCTCCTGGAGGTCGGGACTTCCGCAGGCCTCTGCCTCATGCCCGACCTCTACAGCTACGATTACGGGCGCAAGGCGATCCGCGCACCCGCGATGGCCGCGGAGCCGCCTGTCTTCCGATGTTCCGCCAGTGAGACAACGCCGATGCCTGCGGCCGCACCGCAGGTCGTCTGGCGGGCAGGACTCGACCTGAGCCCGATCGATGCTTCGGACCCCTCGCAAGTCGCATGGCTTGAGACGCTGGTCTGGCCAGAGCAGACGGCGCGGCTCGCCAATCTGCGGGCGGCCGTAAAAATCGCTGCCACGGTCAAGCCCCGAGTGCTGAAGGGCGACCTGCGCGGCAGCGACCTAGTGCGGCTCTGCAGCGAAGCTCCAAAGGATGCTACCCTCGTCGTCTTTCACACAGCCGTCCTCGACTATGTTTCCGACCCCGCAGACAGAGAGGCTTTCGCTGAGCAGGTGATGCGTCTCTCTCCCTATTGGGTATCGAACGAGTTCCCTCGCGTATTCCCGTGCATCGCCACGTGCGCCGGAAAAAGCCGGCCGCCAGGCCGCTTTCTCCTATCTGTGAACGGCTCCCCTGTCGCTTGGACCGACCCGCATGGCGCCTCGCTCGAATGGATCGCGGACGCGGCGTAG
- a CDS encoding LysR family transcriptional regulator: MRRDEFTEMRAFLEVAKERSFTRAAAKLGVTRSALSHTVSALEERLGIRLLSRTTRDVAPTAAGERLMECIQPHFESIAAGINAISALRDKPSGDVRVVCPDDAVELVFRRRLSAFLRDFPDVTVEIIVDNGFTNIVERQFDAGVRLGEAVARDMVAVRIGPDVSYSVVASPDYLERHGPPSIPQDLTGHNCVNLRLPTSGGLYAWEFERDGREFSVRVEGQLTLSNIAPAIDAALDGIGLAYVPTDLVVRHVERGRLRQLLSDWCPTFQGYHLYYPSRRNPSPAFSAFVDAFRHRQRK; this comes from the coding sequence ATGAGGCGGGACGAGTTCACCGAGATGAGAGCGTTCTTGGAAGTTGCCAAGGAGCGGAGCTTCACGCGCGCTGCCGCCAAGCTTGGTGTCACACGCTCGGCCCTCAGTCACACAGTCAGCGCGCTGGAGGAGCGGCTGGGCATCCGGCTTCTTTCCCGCACCACGCGGGACGTGGCCCCCACCGCGGCCGGCGAACGTCTCATGGAGTGCATCCAGCCGCATTTCGAGAGTATCGCCGCAGGGATCAACGCGATCAGCGCATTGCGCGACAAGCCGTCCGGCGACGTACGCGTGGTCTGCCCCGACGATGCGGTCGAGCTCGTGTTCCGCCGTCGGCTCTCGGCATTCCTGCGGGACTTCCCAGACGTAACGGTGGAGATTATCGTCGACAATGGCTTCACCAACATTGTCGAGCGGCAGTTCGACGCTGGCGTCCGTCTTGGCGAGGCCGTTGCCCGAGATATGGTGGCGGTGCGCATAGGACCCGACGTGTCATATTCCGTCGTGGCCTCGCCCGACTATCTGGAGCGGCATGGGCCGCCGTCAATCCCGCAGGACCTGACAGGCCACAACTGCGTCAACCTTCGGCTTCCAACGTCCGGAGGGCTTTATGCCTGGGAATTCGAGCGGGACGGCCGTGAGTTCAGCGTGCGGGTGGAGGGCCAGCTCACCTTGAGCAACATCGCTCCGGCGATAGACGCTGCATTGGACGGTATCGGTCTTGCCTATGTGCCCACGGACCTCGTCGTGCGACATGTCGAGCGCGGGCGGTTGCGGCAGTTACTTTCGGACTGGTGTCCGACCTTCCAGGGCTATCATCTCTATTATCCGAGCCGGCGCAATCCTTCGCCAGCCTTCTCGGCGTTCGTCGACGCTTTCCGGCATAGACAGCGGAAATAG
- a CDS encoding tyrosine-type recombinase/integrase — MASFSNDAPTTPLRQRMQEDMVMRGLGSHTQQDYIRHVRRFATFLGRTPDTAMVEDIRHFQLYQHENGVGPATINGTVSALRFLFAVTLKRRDLARALVITRNPRKLPDVLSMEEAARLLEAAPGIKYKAALGVAYGAGLRVSEVAHLKVDDIDSTRMLIRVEQGKGRKDRNALLSPQLLELLRLWWREGKRRGVMLPHGWLFPGRSRTDPISSRQLHRAVQEAAEVAGIHKRVSPHTLRHSFATHLLEDGTDIRVIQVLLGHSKLETTALYAKVSTRTIHAVAGPLDRLMALMEGKTPDG, encoded by the coding sequence ATGGCCAGCTTCTCCAATGATGCCCCGACCACCCCGCTTCGCCAGCGCATGCAGGAAGACATGGTGATGCGAGGGTTGGGATCCCACACTCAGCAGGACTACATCCGTCATGTCCGGCGCTTCGCCACGTTTCTTGGGCGTACCCCTGACACCGCAATGGTCGAGGACATACGACATTTCCAGTTGTATCAGCATGAGAACGGTGTGGGTCCGGCCACGATCAACGGCACGGTTTCGGCGCTACGCTTTCTGTTTGCGGTGACGCTAAAGCGGCGGGATCTGGCGCGAGCGCTGGTGATAACCCGCAATCCACGCAAGCTACCCGATGTGCTGAGCATGGAGGAAGCTGCGCGGTTGCTCGAGGCGGCGCCAGGCATCAAATACAAAGCGGCGCTTGGCGTGGCCTATGGCGCGGGCTTGCGCGTCTCCGAGGTCGCGCATCTCAAGGTCGATGACATCGACTCGACGCGCATGCTGATCCGCGTTGAACAAGGCAAGGGACGCAAGGATCGCAATGCCCTGCTTTCTCCGCAACTCCTTGAACTGCTGCGACTGTGGTGGCGCGAAGGAAAGCGGCGCGGCGTGATGCTGCCTCATGGCTGGCTGTTTCCGGGGCGCAGTCGCACCGACCCGATCTCGTCGCGGCAACTGCATCGCGCGGTTCAGGAAGCTGCGGAGGTCGCCGGCATCCACAAGCGCGTCAGCCCGCATACCCTACGGCACAGCTTTGCCACCCACCTTCTGGAGGATGGCACCGATATCCGCGTCATCCAGGTTCTGCTCGGACATAGCAAGCTGGAGACGACCGCGCTCTATGCGAAGGTCTCCACCCGGACTATTCACGCGGTCGCAGGGCCCCTCGACCGGCTGATGGCGCTGATGGAAGGCAAAACGCCCGACGGCTGA
- a CDS encoding LuxR C-terminal-related transcriptional regulator: MSLFNSISHELIDAWLQSDEMDGPESLYSRVLASLSIKMAIAVVSTDADDPYDWRFRRIQDFGFKSRMLDRLRGQLPNARLRDLDRSFVDDAIIPTYSRVVELRRPTIDLVKTKLIGVRIGYERLILPQKCNGKPGWCISLTEGRYFIPPGQEMKFDMTDEGIIQLLIEGQTAKEIAEFLNLSPRTIEHRIDKLKLQLEAKNLVHLVAKLVATQLDRRTSAK, from the coding sequence ATGAGCTTGTTTAATTCCATTTCTCACGAACTCATCGATGCATGGCTGCAGTCAGATGAGATGGACGGTCCCGAAAGCCTGTATTCCAGAGTGCTGGCCAGCCTGAGTATCAAGATGGCGATCGCAGTCGTTAGCACCGATGCAGACGACCCCTACGACTGGCGTTTTCGCCGTATACAGGATTTCGGGTTCAAGAGTCGGATGCTGGATCGGCTGAGAGGGCAGCTTCCGAATGCCCGCCTGCGCGACCTTGACCGGTCATTCGTCGATGATGCAATTATTCCGACTTACTCGCGCGTCGTGGAGTTGCGGCGGCCGACGATCGATCTTGTGAAGACCAAGCTGATCGGCGTTCGCATCGGATACGAACGCCTGATATTGCCGCAGAAATGCAATGGTAAGCCGGGATGGTGCATCAGCCTGACGGAAGGCAGGTATTTTATCCCTCCGGGCCAGGAGATGAAGTTCGACATGACGGATGAGGGCATCATTCAACTGCTCATCGAAGGCCAAACCGCGAAGGAAATTGCAGAATTTCTCAACCTATCACCGAGGACCATCGAGCACCGTATCGACAAACTGAAGTTGCAGCTCGAAGCCAAGAATCTGGTGCATCTGGTGGCGAAACTGGTTGCCACCCAACTGGATCGCCGAACGTCTGCCAAGTAG
- a CDS encoding IS91 family transposase translates to MRTSIEVADIFRVAGPTYRKAHGGHLSLAQFKVMSAVEHCRTAALGGHVEACEDCGEWRIAYNSCRNRHCPKCQGAAARTWLAEREADLLPVGYFHVVFTLPAEIAAIAFYNKALVYDLLFKAASETMLTIAADPKHLGARIGMTAVLHTWGSAMTHHPHVHMIVPSGGISLDGSRWISSRPAFLLPVRVLGKLFRRLFLTRLLQLHDAGRLAFFGSAAHLTDRRAFVRYLSPVRKKRWVVYAKPPFAGPEAVLAYLSRYTHRVAISNSRLISFDETGVTFRYKDYRRDGRDRQQIMTLATVEFIRRFLLHVLPRGFHRIRHYGLLAGSSRKISIARARELLNAVPPPADDATDEPNDIRPPCPCCGGRMIVVKVFERWRQPRGPPDKATTNRESAS, encoded by the coding sequence ATGCGCACCTCGATTGAGGTCGCCGATATCTTCCGTGTTGCCGGGCCGACCTATCGGAAAGCCCATGGGGGACACCTCAGCTTGGCCCAGTTCAAAGTGATGTCGGCGGTCGAGCACTGCCGCACCGCTGCATTGGGCGGCCATGTCGAGGCCTGCGAGGATTGCGGAGAGTGGCGCATTGCCTACAATTCCTGCCGGAACCGGCATTGCCCGAAGTGCCAGGGCGCCGCCGCACGCACATGGCTCGCCGAGCGCGAGGCTGATCTCTTGCCGGTCGGATACTTCCATGTCGTCTTCACGCTGCCTGCCGAGATCGCCGCGATCGCCTTCTACAACAAGGCGCTCGTCTACGACCTTCTGTTCAAGGCCGCATCGGAAACGATGCTGACAATCGCCGCCGATCCGAAGCATCTCGGCGCGCGCATCGGCATGACCGCCGTGCTGCACACATGGGGATCGGCCATGACCCATCATCCCCATGTTCACATGATCGTGCCAAGCGGCGGCATCTCCCTTGATGGGTCACGCTGGATATCGTCACGTCCTGCATTCCTCTTGCCGGTGCGTGTGCTAGGCAAGCTCTTCCGGCGCTTGTTCCTCACGAGACTGCTCCAACTCCACGATGCCGGGCGGCTCGCCTTCTTCGGTTCGGCTGCGCATCTCACTGACCGCCGGGCATTCGTACGGTACCTGTCGCCGGTGCGAAAGAAGCGTTGGGTCGTTTATGCCAAGCCGCCCTTCGCGGGACCTGAGGCGGTTCTTGCCTATCTGTCACGATATACGCACCGGGTGGCCATCTCGAACAGTCGTCTGATCTCGTTCGACGAGACCGGTGTCACCTTCCGCTACAAGGACTACCGCCGCGACGGCCGCGACCGGCAGCAAATCATGACGCTCGCGACCGTCGAGTTCATTCGCCGCTTCCTGCTCCATGTCCTGCCGCGCGGGTTCCACCGCATCCGGCATTACGGTCTGCTCGCCGGCAGCTCCCGAAAGATCAGCATCGCTCGCGCCCGCGAACTCCTGAACGCTGTCCCGCCGCCCGCTGACGACGCAACCGATGAGCCGAACGATATCCGCCCGCCATGCCCATGCTGCGGCGGACGTATGATCGTCGTCAAGGTGTTCGAACGCTGGCGGCAACCGCGCGGACCGCCAGATAAGGCAACAACGAACCGGGAGAGTGCGTCATGA